CTTAATAGAGCAGTGCCAACACCTTTATATTTGGGTGGGCGTTGTATTATTTCTCGGTTCCAAGGCGCAGATGCAATACCATCAACATAGACTAGTCGTTTTCCTGATACTAATCGTGAGCCGTGCAGTTGAGTTTCTATAATCATTAAACCTTGAGTTTCATCTTCGTACTCAATAGCGTAACCTTCTCGATTTGGTTGCCTATTGATAACAAACTGGAGCTTAAATTCCCAGTCCCAAAATTTGTCTTCTTGAGCGAATAATCTTAATTGTTCTTTCCATGAAGAGGTGTAGTCATTAGCGTGCTTAGTTTGTAGCTCAGTTAAATCTGCTTCTACAGTTATATTATCTTGACCCCTGATTAGCTTAACAGTTGTTCGCATTGCCTAAAATTTTATCAATTCCTTTCCACAGGAGTAGCTTCACTCTCTTGTAGCCACTGTAAAATAGTTAAAGCCAATTTCCAGGATTCTTTCCTATTCCAATGAGGCAAATGATTTAGTATCCTTCCTGTCAATAATTCTGGTTGTTCTAATCTTCTACTACGAGCAGCGATTCCATCTTTAACTAATTGCCCAAGTGTAGCTGCTTGATTACCACGATAGTCAGGCTGGTTTTTAATTTCATCAATAATCCACTCAGGGACAGTAATGGTTTTAAATCCTGGTTTTGGCATACATACTTGTAAATCAGTTCTTTGATAGTACGGCAGTTTACGTCATATATGCAAATCTGGTGCGGTATAGTATGGTAAAGGAAAGCGAAAACTTAACTTATTCATGTAGAAATTTTGATTAATAGGCGAGTTATGGATCAAAAAACACACATTTTTGAAGAGTTAGACCCGTTAGTTTTTTGTGAAACTTGGGGATTAACTTATGAAGAAGCATCGAAATATCTAAAAATTAAAGCTCGGACAATGGCAGCTTACGCTTGTCACGGGAAAGTAACAAGACGTAATCCATCTTCTAGAGTGAAAGCTCTAGCAGCAATGCAGCATAATATTTGGATTCAACAGGGGAAGCAACCTGTAGATAGCCGTTCATTGTTGAATATTGCTTAAATATCACTTAGTCTGTACTCTTGATCAGGTACATAAATCTCAACAATTAGGTTTAAGAGTTGCACAATGGCAAAAGGATTTGGAGCAAAAGCTGACGAACAACTAGGCTATGCACTACTTCTACTACCTGAAGCGAAAGCCTATGCTGCAAGATTATCGATTGATTACTTTCCTAAACATGATAGTGATGGTGAAGAGTTTATTGGGATGACAAGTCTACTCCAAGAGGCTCAGATATGGAAAAATCTTAAAGAAGCTAAAAAAGCAATTGATAAATATGCTGATTTTTTAATTTCAGAGGCGGAAAATGATTTACCAATACGTGTAGTGATTAGACGAGTTAAGCGCCGAAGTAATGGTGAATTAGTAGATGAACCAGTTGAATCAATATTTTTAGTTGTCCAAAGTGATACTTAAAAGCTGATAATTCATTTCCATAAAAGTAATTTATCAACAAAGTTGTCAACAATGTCCATTGCTCACAAAGCATGGACTTTTTATTATGAAGAGACAACCCAAATTAACAGTTAATACACCGTGTATTAACAGTGAAAGTAATATCAAATTGACACGGATATTGACACAGATATTGACCAACTTAATTTAACTATTGACTACCTAGAATGAATCAATCATGGAGAGAAGAACTTTTTAATCAAGAAACCACAAATTCGGCATTAAACCCCCTGGTTTTACCCATGACAAATGCCCAATCCCTGAGAATTTTGGACATCTGCTATCGAACTTGGGGACGTTGGGAAGAAGTGGCTCAGACGATAGCTCAGTATAAACTAGCACAAATACAAATGAAGAACTTTGCCCAAGAACACAGCCTTAGAGCGCCACCAATTCTTCCTTATCAAGTTTGGGTAGTGGGAAAAATAGGAGAAATTTTTTGTGGTTTAGCCCAAGGAACAAATAAGTTGAACCTCGCTAAAGCAATTGTGGGGGCGAATAAATCTCTCTACAGCCGTAAAGAGTTTGAAGCCGAACAAATCAGATTTACACAACCATTAACAGGAGAATTACAAAATGTCTAACAAAGATACATTCACCCGCCAAGAATTGTTTGAGTTATTAAGCGCCAGTTATCCCCCAGAGAAAATCATTGCTGGGTTACAAGAGTTGGCTAAAACAGACCCAAGCATTGATCCAGAAGGAGAAGAGTTTGATGTGGCGGTGAGCGATCGCTTGGAGAAGTTATTCAACCTAGCCGAGACAGTGATAGACCAAGCCAAACTATTGGGTGCTGGAGGCAGCCTGACGAATTTACAATCCCAAGCGATAAATACAGCCGTGCAACAATTACAAGCACAAGGAATCACACAAGAGACATTCAAAGCATTCTTAGAGATTGCGGCGGGGACAA
Above is a window of Nostoc sp. MS1 DNA encoding:
- a CDS encoding GNAT family N-acetyltransferase, with product MRTTVKLIRGQDNITVEADLTELQTKHANDYTSSWKEQLRLFAQEDKFWDWEFKLQFVINRQPNREGYAIEYEDETQGLMIIETQLHGSRLVSGKRLVYVDGIASAPWNREIIQRPPKYKGVGTALLSFARTRSLELGFEGRVGLHSLPGVEKFYDNQGMVDLGEDEDYDDLVYFEYGVWRSFG